The following coding sequences lie in one Dunckerocampus dactyliophorus isolate RoL2022-P2 chromosome 4, RoL_Ddac_1.1, whole genome shotgun sequence genomic window:
- the c4h5orf34 gene encoding uncharacterized protein C5orf34 homolog: MMEADSCVPSWMVMYEDESVDICYKNGTRLQFSPCGCEFMLVKGTDPSGHPLQTPARARQRTRFTISAYKDLIIAALAFRNKYASRPYLPEELIPVGQKQPLFNINVDVQWPKWSSCEAELGPGGETTIRSEDKRTVLMLAPSGEEFSVEFLCRLSQPLHQQPQHLSRDSECSPDSRPQHTSSLTRRTVDCLQSPSDDTPDVHHGKGKRRDESVRARSCSPQMMMTESQPEGKYQCTTLIQHHSCHVVEPTWHYPLSLARRHWTARLSNPVDGATERTRHSNQTDEILNTSNLDSERKSLLPPALPLTCPSPHWHSWRFQDPVAEKEQSNQPFPTELVKVIWHQGVTYRILGKDVSIIEVLPGDGSVIRSNGVLSMYFTHYKPDCHSTQANVKEVTYHLNSLPPDIPGQLYSICSVVSCASRILANYNEAKTSLMLSATPSCLLQESVFSKLTMLEGNPSPVGQHKNDIEAQETWSDFAAAELAKIKPFNFLLENSNLQGRKAKGCAQNGLSGIPSEPVSEGSVAEALQRTSAAIQDIDAFITTAKQT; this comes from the exons ATGATGGAAGCTGACAGCTGTGTTCCCAGTTGGATGGTCATGTATGAGGATGAGTCTGTGGATATTTGCTATAAAAATGGGACACGTTTACAATTTTCCCCGTGTGGTTGCGAGTTCATGCTTGTAAAAGGCACAGACCCTTCTGGACATCCTCTACAGACTCCCGCGAGAGCTAGACAGAGAACCAGGTTCACCATCAGCGCCTACAAA GACCTGATAATAGCTGCACTGGCATTCAGGAATAAGTATGCCAGTCGGCCATATCTGCCAGAGGAGCTCATCCCTGTTGGTCAAAAACAG CCTTTGTTTAATATTAACGTAGATGTACAGTGGCCCAAGTGGTCGTCCTGCGAGGCAGAGTTGGGACCTGGTGGTGAGACCACCATCAGGTCAGAGGACAAACGGACTGTGTTGATGCTGGCGCCGTCAGGGGAAGAGTTCTCTGTGGAGTTTTTATGTAGGCTCAGCCAACCTCTTCATCAGCAACCACAGCATTTGAGCAGAGATTCTGAATGCAGCCCAGATAGTCGACCGCAGCACACAAGCAGCTTGACCCGTAGGACTGTAGACTGCTTGCAAAGCCCCAGTGATGACACCCCAGATGTTCATCATGGGAAAGGAAAGAGAAGGGATGAGTCAGTTCGGGCGAGGTCATGTTCTCCTCAAATGATGATGACCGAGTCTCAG CCAGAGGGGAAGTACCAGTGTACCACACTCATCCAACATCACTCCTGCCATGTAGTTGAACCCACTTGGCATTATCCTCTCTCCTTGGCCCGCCGTCACTGGACAGCTCGTCTCTCCAACCCTGTTGATGGCGCAACAGAGCGAACCAGACATTCAAACCAGACAGATGAAATTCTGAACACATCAAACTTGGATAGTGAGAGAAAGTCTCTCCTCCCTCCAGCTCTACCTCTTACCTGTCCATCCCCTCACTGGCACAG CTGGAGGTTTCAAGACCCAGTGGCCGAAAAGGAACAATCCAATCAGCCCTTTCCAACAGAGCTGGTGAAAGTGATCTGGCATCAAGGCGTGACCTACAG GATACTGGGCAAAGATGTCTCGATCATCGAGGTCTTGCCAGGTGATGGATCTGTCATCCGGTCTAATGGAGTCCTCAGCATGTACTTTACTCATTACAAGCCAGATTGTCATTCAACGCAGGCAAAT GTCAAAGAGGTAACATATCACCTTAATAGCCTACCACCTGACATACCTGGACAGTTGTATTCAATTTGCTCTGTTGTGAGTTGCGCAAGCAG GATTCTTGCAAACTACAATGAGGCTAAAACATCATTGATGCTCTCTGCCACACCCAGCTGCTTGTTGCAG gaGAGCGTCTTCTCCAAACTAACAATGCTTGAAGGAAATCCTTCACCTGTTGGACAGCATAAGAATGACATAGAGGCACAAGAAACTTG GTCAGACTTTGCTGCTGCAGAGCTTGCAAAGATAAAACCATTCAACT TTCTGCTGGAAAACAGCAACTTGCAAGGAAGAAAGGCAAAAGGATGTGCACAAAACGGCTTGTCTGGAATCCCTTCTGAACCTGTGAGTGAGGGCAGCGTTGCAGAAGCTCTTCAGAGGACCTCCGCTGCCATCCAGGACATCGATGCTTTTATAACTACAGCCAAACAGACTTGA